From Marivirga harenae, one genomic window encodes:
- a CDS encoding Crp/Fnr family transcriptional regulator encodes MSKKVKNVPCDLCLSRRKSMFNGVPNDALCVLSEHKSTLAHNKGQVLFLEGTQPMGLFCISEGKVKIFKTDDSGREQIVRLAQAGDFLGYRALLSGENYNSSATILENAKVCFIPKSSFTDLISKDKEFQNKLMQAVCHDLGVMEQKMADMANKTVRQRLATTLLMLKSSYGIDGDEKSEIDIALTREDLAKIVGTATETLIRLLSDFKKDGFIDLNGKKISILDEKGIAKEIDLFA; translated from the coding sequence ATGTCAAAGAAAGTGAAAAATGTGCCTTGCGACTTGTGCCTAAGCAGGCGTAAATCCATGTTTAATGGAGTGCCAAATGACGCATTATGTGTGTTAAGTGAGCACAAAAGTACCTTGGCACATAATAAGGGTCAGGTATTATTTCTGGAAGGTACTCAACCTATGGGGTTGTTTTGCATTAGTGAAGGAAAAGTAAAAATCTTCAAAACAGATGATTCTGGTCGGGAACAAATTGTTCGCTTAGCTCAGGCAGGCGATTTTTTGGGCTACAGAGCTTTGCTTTCAGGCGAAAATTATAATTCTTCTGCCACCATTTTAGAAAATGCTAAAGTATGTTTTATACCGAAAAGTAGTTTTACAGATCTAATTTCTAAAGATAAAGAATTCCAAAATAAATTAATGCAGGCTGTTTGTCATGATTTGGGAGTTATGGAACAAAAAATGGCAGATATGGCAAACAAAACCGTACGTCAAAGATTAGCCACTACCTTATTGATGCTAAAAAGTTCTTACGGAATTGATGGTGATGAAAAATCCGAAATTGATATTGCTTTAACTAGAGAAGATTTAGCAAAAATCGTTGGGACAGCAACAGAAACCCTCATCCGTCTCTTATCTGATTTCAAAAAAGATGGATTCATTGATTTGAACGGAAAAAAAATCAGCATTTTGGATGAGAAAGGAATTGCCAAAGAAATAGACTTATTTGCTTAA
- a CDS encoding ammonium transporter: MNILYFSSIKGLISPLLSTNIANSTVVPSEINLEILTVNNLWMMLCIALVFIMHLGFACVEAGFTQSKNTVNILFKNTLTPAIGLVSYTIIGFNLMYPEFANGPGWFDFNGFFLDDFAGLDYNQNYTYWTDFLFQAMFAATAATIVSGAVAERIKISAYFIFTIIFVGFIYPAIGSWKWGGGALDAMGFYDFAGSTLVHSVGGWGALAGIIVLGPRIGKYLNGKVIDKEGSSVPLATIGVFLLWFGWFGFNGGSVLSAEPQATSLVIMNTSLAAAAGALGGFLMGYITFKRLDLGMVLNGTLAGLVGITAGADLMTPGLSLLIGFIAGNLVVLSAIGLDKLKLDDAVGAVSVHLSCGIFGTLAVGMFGAKAGWDQFLNQLIGVGVCGAAAFGSAIILFYLLKKTIGLRVSKEHEEQGLDSHEHGIRGYTITYE, encoded by the coding sequence ATGAATATACTGTACTTTTCATCGATAAAGGGATTGATTTCACCCCTATTAAGCACAAATATTGCAAATTCAACCGTTGTGCCTTCTGAAATAAACCTAGAGATACTAACTGTAAACAATTTATGGATGATGCTTTGCATTGCATTGGTTTTCATCATGCATTTAGGATTTGCTTGTGTTGAAGCAGGTTTCACTCAATCCAAAAATACAGTAAACATTCTTTTTAAAAATACTTTAACTCCAGCAATAGGTTTAGTATCCTACACCATCATTGGGTTTAATCTAATGTATCCTGAATTTGCAAATGGCCCGGGTTGGTTTGACTTCAATGGCTTCTTCTTAGATGATTTTGCTGGATTAGATTATAATCAAAACTATACCTATTGGACTGATTTCCTTTTCCAGGCCATGTTTGCGGCTACAGCTGCCACCATAGTTTCTGGAGCAGTTGCAGAAAGAATTAAGATTTCCGCTTATTTTATTTTCACGATCATATTTGTCGGTTTCATTTACCCTGCCATTGGGAGTTGGAAATGGGGTGGCGGTGCTCTTGACGCTATGGGTTTTTATGATTTTGCAGGGTCCACCTTAGTTCATTCTGTTGGCGGATGGGGCGCACTTGCGGGAATTATAGTGCTAGGTCCTAGAATAGGAAAATATTTAAACGGCAAAGTAATTGACAAAGAGGGATCAAGTGTTCCGTTGGCAACAATTGGTGTATTTCTATTATGGTTTGGCTGGTTCGGTTTTAATGGCGGTTCGGTTCTTTCAGCTGAGCCACAGGCCACTTCACTAGTCATTATGAATACATCCTTAGCTGCTGCCGCTGGTGCCTTGGGAGGCTTTTTAATGGGATATATCACATTCAAAAGGCTAGACCTAGGCATGGTTCTGAATGGAACTTTAGCTGGGTTGGTTGGAATTACTGCTGGTGCAGATTTAATGACACCAGGCTTATCACTTTTAATAGGCTTTATTGCTGGAAATTTAGTGGTGCTTTCTGCGATAGGATTGGATAAACTAAAATTAGATGATGCGGTTGGGGCAGTTTCCGTCCATTTATCTTGTGGTATATTTGGAACATTGGCGGTTGGAATGTTCGGAGCAAAGGCAGGTTGGGATCAATTCTTAAATCAACTAATTGGAGTGGGAGTTTGTGGTGCTGCTGCTTTTGGTAGCGCAATTATTTTGTTCTACCTATTAAAGAAAACAATCGGACTACGTGTTTCAAAGGAACATGAAGAACAAGGACTAGATAGCCATGAGCATGGCATAAGAGGATACACTATAACTTATGAATAG
- the metK gene encoding methionine adenosyltransferase: protein MPYLFTSESVSEGHPDKVADQISDALLDNFLAFDPQSKVACETLVTTGLTVLSGEVRSNSYVDVQQVARDVINRIGYTKGEYMFDGNSCGVISTIHEQSQDINQGVDRGNPEEQGAGDQGMMFGYATKETENYMPLALDLSHKILMELAKLRRENDDIQYLRPDSKSQVTIEYSDDNVPQRIVAIVVSTQHDGFDNDDDKMLAKIKSDIINILIPRVKAQLKPELQKLFSDSIKYHINPTGKFVIGGPHGDAGLTGRKIIVDTYGGKGAHGGGAFSGKDPSKVDRSAAYATRHIAKNLVAAGVADEILVQVSYAIGVVEPMGIYVNTYGSKKVDLTDGEIAKKVSEIFDMRPYAIETRLKLRNPMYSESAAYGHMGREPQKVNKHFNASNGEVFSQEVELFTWEKLDYVDKVKNAFGL, encoded by the coding sequence ATGCCTTATTTATTTACCTCAGAATCGGTTTCGGAAGGACACCCTGATAAAGTAGCCGATCAGATTTCAGATGCATTACTAGATAATTTCTTGGCTTTTGATCCACAATCGAAAGTGGCTTGTGAAACGCTAGTTACAACAGGTTTAACAGTTTTAAGTGGTGAAGTTCGCAGTAATTCCTACGTGGATGTGCAACAAGTGGCTAGGGACGTGATCAATAGAATAGGCTATACCAAAGGAGAGTATATGTTTGATGGAAATTCTTGTGGTGTGATTTCTACTATACATGAACAATCTCAAGACATTAACCAAGGTGTAGATAGAGGAAATCCAGAAGAGCAAGGTGCAGGAGATCAAGGAATGATGTTTGGATATGCCACCAAAGAAACTGAAAATTATATGCCGCTGGCATTAGATCTTTCTCATAAGATATTAATGGAGTTGGCTAAATTAAGAAGAGAGAATGATGATATTCAATATTTAAGGCCCGATTCAAAATCACAAGTTACCATTGAATATTCTGATGATAATGTTCCTCAACGAATTGTAGCAATAGTAGTCTCAACTCAACATGATGGTTTTGACAATGATGACGATAAAATGTTGGCTAAAATCAAAAGTGATATTATAAATATTTTGATTCCAAGAGTAAAAGCTCAATTAAAGCCTGAATTGCAGAAATTGTTCAGCGACAGTATTAAATATCATATTAATCCAACAGGAAAATTCGTAATTGGCGGGCCACATGGTGATGCTGGATTAACTGGGAGAAAAATCATTGTAGATACTTACGGTGGAAAAGGTGCACATGGTGGAGGAGCGTTTTCTGGTAAAGATCCTTCCAAAGTAGACAGGTCTGCCGCTTATGCAACTCGTCACATTGCCAAAAATCTGGTAGCTGCTGGAGTTGCTGACGAAATATTAGTTCAAGTTTCTTATGCAATTGGTGTTGTTGAACCCATGGGAATTTATGTGAACACTTATGGAAGTAAGAAGGTCGACTTGACTGATGGGGAAATAGCCAAGAAGGTTTCTGAGATTTTTGATATGCGTCCTTATGCAATTGAAACACGACTGAAATTAAGAAATCCAATGTATAGCGAATCTGCTGCTTACGGGCATATGGGTAGAGAACCACAAAAAGTAAATAAGCACTTTAATGCCAGCAATGGAGAAGTTTTCTCTCAGGAGGTTGAATTATTTACTTGGGAAAAATTGGATTACGTAGATAAGGTGAAAAATGCTTTTGGCTTGTAA
- a CDS encoding FAD-binding oxidoreductase has translation MGYTVKITDVLSLTHNVKQITTEKPKNYKFTPGQATEVAINKADWKDKKRPFTFTSLPKDNHLEFVIKTYHDHQGVTHEIDSLVEGDELIVDDAWGAIEYKGTGTFIAGGAGITPFIAIFKDLERKNEIGECKLIFSNKTGDDVILESYFNDILGENFISTLTHQNIEGHENKMVDMDFLKNHLENFTQHFYVCGPDAMVKDVSKHLEMLGANPDGITFEK, from the coding sequence ATGGGATATACCGTAAAAATCACCGATGTGTTATCATTGACACACAATGTGAAACAGATTACAACCGAGAAGCCAAAAAATTATAAGTTCACACCAGGGCAAGCCACAGAAGTAGCCATCAATAAGGCAGACTGGAAGGACAAAAAACGACCCTTCACTTTTACTTCCCTCCCAAAAGATAATCATTTAGAATTTGTAATAAAGACATATCATGACCACCAAGGTGTTACGCACGAAATAGACAGCCTTGTTGAAGGAGATGAATTAATCGTTGATGATGCGTGGGGTGCAATAGAATATAAAGGGACTGGAACTTTCATCGCTGGCGGAGCTGGAATTACGCCATTCATTGCAATATTTAAAGACCTGGAAAGGAAGAATGAGATAGGGGAATGTAAATTAATCTTCTCTAATAAAACAGGAGATGATGTGATTTTAGAATCCTATTTTAATGATATTTTAGGCGAAAACTTTATTTCTACTTTGACACATCAAAATATTGAAGGTCATGAAAACAAAATGGTAGATATGGATTTCTTAAAAAATCATTTGGAAAACTTTACGCAACACTTTTATGTGTGCGGTCCTGATGCGATGGTAAAAGATGTGAGCAAACATTTAGAAATGCTGGGAGCAAATCCTGATGGAATCACATTTGAAAAATAA
- a CDS encoding SDR family NAD(P)-dependent oxidoreductase codes for MNILVSGADGNLGSAVIDKLKSEGNQIFGLFGEKENAKNSDDNFQKVAIDLMDPKASAAAVDQGNNFFGEINGAVLTVGGYAGGSIKDVSIEDIHKQIRLNFDTAFNLVKPLLDRMPKGGQIFLIGAKPVLASADLKNVVSYGLAKQLIFSLADIINADYSEHHISAHVIVPSIIDTPPNREAMADMNFDDWVKPEQIAETIAYYLKHPELKAGIIKAFGNIV; via the coding sequence ATGAATATATTAGTAAGTGGAGCAGACGGGAATTTGGGAAGTGCGGTGATTGATAAATTAAAATCTGAAGGAAATCAGATTTTCGGTCTTTTCGGAGAGAAAGAAAATGCCAAAAATTCAGATGATAACTTTCAGAAAGTTGCTATTGATTTGATGGATCCAAAAGCCTCAGCAGCAGCAGTTGATCAAGGAAACAACTTTTTTGGAGAAATCAACGGTGCCGTTTTGACTGTCGGTGGTTATGCTGGCGGAAGTATAAAAGATGTTTCGATTGAAGATATTCATAAGCAGATCAGGTTAAATTTTGATACTGCTTTCAATTTAGTGAAACCACTATTAGATAGGATGCCTAAAGGAGGTCAAATATTCCTAATTGGTGCTAAACCAGTCTTAGCTTCTGCTGATTTAAAAAATGTAGTTTCTTATGGTTTAGCCAAGCAGCTAATTTTTAGCTTGGCAGATATTATTAATGCTGATTACTCTGAACATCATATAAGTGCACATGTCATTGTGCCTAGCATCATTGATACACCTCCCAACAGAGAAGCAATGGCTGATATGAACTTCGATGATTGGGTTAAACCAGAGCAAATAGCAGAGACAATTGCATACTACTTAAAACATCCTGAGCTGAAAGCTGGAATTATCAAGGCTTTTGGCAATATCGTTTAA
- a CDS encoding CHRD domain-containing protein, which translates to MRNLLKIPNFLSLSLLLLSATFIACDNEDDDMQPDEMDETIELSGETKVYPLSEINDSGVSGSATLEETDGGSTLLTIELTGTPADGEHPAHIHFNSAAIGGGIAVSLEPINGETGLSETLIEADDNGAPISFTELLDFDGYINVHLSADELGTIVAQGDIGSNVLTGESKTYNLAERAVDGISGTITFEERINGFALATISLDGTPDGGMHPAHIHANSAAIGGGIIYTFNPVNGNTGMSMTDTRDDGDGNTFTYGEVLEVDGYVNVHLSADELGTIVAQGDIGSNELTGESKTYNLAERAVDGISGTITFEERINGFALATISLDGTPDGGMHPAHIHANSAAIGGGIIYTFNPVNGNTGMSMTDTRDDGDGNTFTYNEVLEVDGYVNVHLSADELGTIVAQGDIGSNELTGESKTYNLAERAVDGISGTITFEERINGFAIATISLDGTPDGGMHPAHIHANSAAIGGGIIFTFNAVNGSTGMSMTDTRDDGAENSFTFSEILEVDGYVNVHLSANDLATIVAQGDVGSNELTGESITYPLEERAVDGISGTITFEERINGFALATISLDGTPDGGMHPAHIHENSAAEGGSIIYTFNSVNGTTGLSMTDTRDDGAENSFTYDQVLDVDGYVNVHLSAEDLATIVAQGNIGANFTE; encoded by the coding sequence ATGAGAAATCTATTAAAAATACCGAATTTTTTGTCACTAAGCTTGCTGTTGTTATCAGCTACATTTATTGCTTGTGATAATGAAGACGATGATATGCAACCTGATGAAATGGATGAAACCATAGAATTATCAGGTGAAACTAAAGTATACCCTTTAAGTGAGATCAATGATTCTGGAGTTAGCGGAAGTGCAACATTAGAGGAAACAGACGGTGGGTCTACTCTTTTAACTATAGAACTAACAGGAACACCGGCAGATGGTGAGCATCCAGCTCATATTCATTTTAATTCTGCTGCTATTGGTGGAGGCATTGCAGTTTCTTTAGAACCCATCAACGGTGAGACTGGACTTAGTGAAACCTTAATAGAAGCAGATGATAATGGTGCACCAATATCATTCACTGAGTTATTAGATTTTGATGGATACATTAATGTTCATTTAAGTGCAGATGAATTAGGTACTATTGTGGCTCAGGGTGACATTGGTTCCAACGTACTGACAGGTGAGTCCAAAACTTATAATTTAGCAGAAAGAGCAGTTGATGGTATTTCAGGTACAATCACGTTCGAAGAGAGAATCAATGGATTTGCTTTAGCTACAATTTCACTAGATGGAACTCCTGACGGAGGAATGCACCCAGCTCATATTCATGCTAATTCTGCAGCTATTGGTGGTGGAATTATTTATACTTTCAATCCCGTAAACGGAAATACTGGAATGAGTATGACAGACACTAGAGATGATGGTGACGGAAATACTTTTACCTATGGTGAAGTATTAGAAGTAGACGGTTATGTAAATGTGCATTTAAGTGCTGATGAATTAGGAACAATTGTGGCTCAGGGTGACATTGGTTCCAACGAACTGACAGGTGAGTCCAAAACTTATAATTTAGCAGAAAGAGCAGTTGATGGTATTTCAGGTACAATCACGTTCGAAGAGAGAATCAATGGATTTGCTTTAGCTACAATTTCACTAGATGGAACTCCTGACGGAGGAATGCACCCAGCTCATATTCATGCTAATTCTGCAGCTATTGGTGGTGGAATTATTTATACTTTCAATCCCGTAAACGGAAATACTGGAATGAGTATGACAGACACTAGAGATGACGGTGATGGAAATACTTTTACCTATAATGAGGTCTTAGAAGTAGACGGTTATGTGAATGTGCATTTAAGTGCTGATGAATTAGGAACAATTGTGGCTCAGGGTGACATTGGTTCCAACGAACTGACAGGTGAGTCCAAAACTTATAATTTAGCAGAAAGAGCAGTTGATGGTATTTCAGGTACAATCACGTTCGAAGAGAGAATCAATGGATTTGCTATAGCTACAATTTCACTAGATGGAACTCCTGACGGAGGAATGCACCCAGCTCATATTCATGCTAATTCTGCAGCTATTGGGGGTGGAATAATTTTTACCTTTAACGCGGTAAATGGTTCAACCGGTATGAGTATGACCGATACAAGAGATGATGGGGCAGAAAACAGTTTTACATTTTCTGAAATTTTAGAAGTTGATGGATATGTTAATGTTCATTTAAGTGCTAATGATTTGGCAACTATTGTTGCTCAAGGTGATGTAGGCTCTAACGAATTAACCGGAGAATCTATTACATATCCGTTGGAAGAAAGAGCAGTTGATGGCATCTCAGGAACAATTACCTTCGAAGAGAGAATCAACGGATTTGCTTTAGCTACTATTTCACTAGATGGAACACCTGATGGTGGAATGCACCCTGCTCATATTCATGAGAACTCCGCTGCAGAAGGTGGGTCTATAATTTATACATTTAACTCTGTAAATGGAACAACCGGCTTGAGTATGACCGATACAAGAGATGACGGAGCAGAAAACAGCTTTACTTATGATCAGGTTCTAGATGTGGACGGCTATGTGAATGTTCACTTAAGTGCCGAGGACTTAGCAACAATTGTCGCTCAAGGAAACATCGGAGCTAATTTTACTGAGTAA
- the kynU gene encoding kynureninase: MTENYQNTLEYAKKMDQADPLKKYRNEFHIPIIDGQQVIYYTGNSLGLQPKRTRSFLEKEMKDWELFGVEGHFNKKKENIWYKYHEYGKEAIAEIVGAKPIEVVPMNNLTVNLHLLLVSFYRPNAQKYKIIVEKGAFPSDQYVFESQLNFHAYHGGTKLFDPKEALVEIAPREGEDTLRTEDIISTIEEHQNELSLVMMGGLQYYTGQFFDLKKITNAAHKVGAYAGFDLAHAAGNIELKLHDWDVDFATWCTYKYLNSGPGNVSGIYVHERFANDKELPRFAGWWGHDEKERFKMKKGFIPMEGADGWQLSNTNVLGHAAHYASLEIFKEVGMKALRKKSILLTGYLEFLINEFNKEEKIFEILTPKDPDNRGCQLSLYLLKYGKPLFDELMKRGVLGDWREPDVIRLAPVPLYNTFEEQYQFIEKLREAVNVLK; this comes from the coding sequence ATGACTGAAAATTACCAGAATACTCTTGAATATGCAAAAAAAATGGATCAAGCGGATCCGTTGAAAAAATATAGAAATGAATTCCATATACCAATCATTGATGGTCAGCAAGTGATTTACTATACTGGTAATTCATTGGGGTTACAACCCAAAAGGACCCGATCATTTCTAGAAAAAGAAATGAAAGATTGGGAGCTTTTTGGAGTTGAAGGTCATTTCAATAAGAAAAAAGAAAATATTTGGTATAAATATCATGAATACGGAAAAGAAGCTATAGCCGAAATTGTTGGAGCCAAACCAATTGAAGTGGTTCCGATGAATAATTTAACGGTGAACCTTCATCTACTATTGGTTTCATTTTATCGCCCAAATGCCCAAAAGTATAAGATTATTGTAGAAAAAGGTGCATTTCCTTCCGATCAATACGTATTTGAATCTCAACTAAACTTTCATGCCTATCATGGAGGAACAAAATTGTTTGATCCGAAGGAAGCCTTAGTTGAAATTGCCCCTAGAGAGGGAGAGGATACTTTAAGGACTGAAGATATAATTTCAACAATTGAGGAGCACCAAAACGAACTATCTCTAGTAATGATGGGTGGTTTACAGTACTATACTGGTCAATTTTTTGACCTAAAAAAAATAACTAATGCAGCTCATAAGGTAGGAGCCTATGCAGGTTTTGACTTAGCGCATGCCGCTGGAAATATAGAATTGAAGCTGCATGATTGGGATGTGGATTTTGCAACTTGGTGTACATATAAATACTTAAACTCAGGTCCGGGAAATGTCTCTGGAATCTATGTTCATGAGCGATTTGCAAATGATAAGGAATTACCGCGTTTCGCAGGTTGGTGGGGACATGATGAAAAGGAGCGTTTTAAGATGAAAAAAGGATTTATCCCTATGGAAGGAGCTGACGGTTGGCAATTAAGCAATACCAATGTACTCGGCCATGCTGCTCACTATGCATCATTAGAAATATTTAAGGAAGTCGGCATGAAAGCCCTGCGAAAGAAAAGTATTTTACTTACTGGCTATCTAGAATTTTTAATCAATGAATTCAATAAGGAAGAAAAGATTTTTGAAATCCTTACACCGAAAGATCCTGATAACAGAGGATGTCAATTATCCTTATATTTATTAAAGTATGGAAAACCACTATTTGATGAATTGATGAAAAGGGGTGTTTTAGGAGATTGGCGAGAACCAGACGTAATACGTTTAGCTCCAGTCCCTTTGTATAATACTTTTGAAGAGCAGTATCAATTTATCGAAAAGTTGAGAGAAGCAGTTAATGTCCTAAAATAA
- a CDS encoding FAD-dependent oxidoreductase, which produces MKREIKHIGILGAGLVGALLSIYLRKRGYKVSLYEKRDDMRKASSDSGRSINLALSRRGIKALEDIGVIKEVEEIMLPMEGRMMHSQDGELTFQPYGKEGQYINSVSRGNLNKILLSKAEAEGVEIKFEHACKSVDLEGTSVTFETSGTEKTMQFDLLFGSDGAFSKMRQAMVKTDRYNYEQYYIPHGYKELTIPATENGDFAIAPNALHIWPRGQYMLIALPNLDKSFTCTLFFPFEGQPSFESLQTPQQVLNFFRNTFPDSLPHLKNIQEEYFQNPTSSLVTVKCEPWVKDNCVLIGDAAHAIVPFYGQGMNAGFEDCYELNQLLNNHQDDWEKTLIDYQILRKKDGDAIADLALHNFVEMRDLVADEKFLIQKKIEAKLHEQYPKKWIPLYSMVTFSDLRYSEAYEIGKKQQTIMDEVMQRPDILEDWESIDLESIVQKLEG; this is translated from the coding sequence TTGAAGAGAGAAATTAAACATATCGGAATTCTTGGCGCAGGTTTGGTAGGTGCACTTTTAAGCATTTACTTGAGAAAAAGAGGCTATAAAGTGAGCCTTTATGAGAAAAGAGACGATATGCGAAAAGCTTCTTCAGATTCAGGACGATCTATCAATTTGGCCCTAAGTCGAAGAGGGATAAAAGCATTAGAGGATATTGGCGTTATCAAAGAAGTCGAAGAGATCATGCTGCCCATGGAGGGCAGAATGATGCATAGCCAAGACGGGGAACTCACTTTTCAACCTTATGGAAAAGAAGGTCAATATATTAATTCGGTTTCCAGGGGAAATTTGAATAAAATATTACTGAGTAAAGCAGAGGCTGAGGGCGTAGAGATAAAATTTGAGCATGCCTGTAAATCAGTTGATTTAGAAGGGACTAGCGTTACTTTTGAAACTTCAGGTACCGAAAAAACTATGCAATTTGACTTGTTATTCGGTTCCGATGGGGCTTTCTCAAAGATGCGGCAGGCAATGGTAAAAACTGATCGGTATAATTATGAGCAGTATTACATTCCGCACGGCTATAAAGAATTAACGATCCCAGCAACCGAAAATGGTGACTTCGCCATTGCGCCAAATGCACTGCATATTTGGCCAAGGGGACAATATATGTTGATTGCATTACCTAATTTGGACAAAAGCTTTACTTGCACTTTATTCTTTCCGTTTGAGGGCCAACCTTCTTTTGAAAGTTTGCAAACACCTCAGCAAGTGTTAAATTTTTTCAGAAATACATTTCCTGATAGTTTGCCGCATTTAAAAAATATCCAAGAGGAGTATTTTCAAAATCCTACTTCATCTTTAGTGACTGTTAAATGTGAGCCTTGGGTTAAAGATAATTGTGTTTTAATCGGTGATGCTGCTCATGCTATTGTCCCATTTTATGGCCAAGGAATGAATGCCGGATTTGAAGATTGCTATGAACTTAATCAATTGTTGAATAATCATCAGGATGATTGGGAAAAGACGTTAATTGATTATCAGATATTGAGAAAAAAGGATGGAGATGCTATAGCAGATTTAGCCTTGCACAACTTTGTTGAAATGAGGGATTTAGTAGCGGATGAAAAATTTCTGATTCAAAAGAAAATTGAAGCTAAGCTGCATGAACAATATCCAAAAAAGTGGATTCCACTCTATTCAATGGTGACATTTAGTGATTTAAGGTATTCCGAGGCTTATGAGATTGGGAAAAAGCAACAAACAATTATGGATGAGGTGATGCAGCGTCCTGACATTTTAGAAGATTGGGAAAGCATTGATTTAGAGAGTATTGTCCAAAAACTGGAAGGTTAG
- the rlmN gene encoding 23S rRNA (adenine(2503)-C(2))-methyltransferase RlmN: protein MQEKAVHIEKEVIEVNLSKKDIRKMSIDAIADDLTKSGEKAFRAKQIYEWLWVKSASTFEEMTNLSKNLREWLEENYCINRITIASKQLSSDRTIKVAFRLHDGNEVEGVLIPTENRMTACVSSQVGCSLSCKFCATGYLKRMRNLEAAEIYDQVVMIKELAETHYDMPLSNIVYMGMGEPLLNYKNMMESIEHITSEKGLFMSPKRITVSTAGISKMIKKLADDDAKFNLALSLHAANDEKRSTIMSINDSNNLPVLREALEYYYNKTKNRVTFEYCVFNNFNDSLEDAKELWQFTKYVPAKVNLIEYNPIDQADFTNTEEDKLDRFAAFLEERGVIVNVRRSRGKDIDAACGQLANKH from the coding sequence ATGCAAGAGAAAGCCGTTCATATAGAGAAGGAAGTTATTGAGGTCAACCTTAGCAAAAAGGATATTAGAAAAATGTCCATTGATGCTATTGCAGATGATTTAACCAAATCAGGGGAAAAGGCCTTTAGAGCCAAACAAATCTATGAATGGCTTTGGGTAAAATCAGCCTCCACCTTTGAGGAAATGACCAATTTATCTAAAAACTTAAGAGAATGGCTTGAAGAAAACTACTGCATCAACAGAATTACTATTGCCTCTAAACAACTAAGCTCAGACAGAACAATCAAAGTGGCTTTCCGTCTTCACGATGGAAATGAAGTGGAGGGTGTTCTGATTCCTACTGAAAACAGAATGACCGCTTGCGTCTCTTCGCAAGTGGGCTGCTCATTAAGCTGTAAATTTTGTGCTACAGGTTACCTAAAAAGGATGCGTAATCTGGAAGCAGCCGAAATTTACGACCAAGTAGTTATGATAAAAGAGCTAGCTGAAACTCATTACGACATGCCACTTTCAAACATAGTTTATATGGGCATGGGCGAACCGCTCTTGAATTATAAAAATATGATGGAGTCGATTGAGCATATCACCTCTGAAAAAGGCCTGTTCATGTCTCCTAAACGGATAACTGTCTCCACTGCAGGCATTTCCAAAATGATTAAGAAATTAGCAGACGATGATGCTAAATTTAATCTAGCACTCTCTTTACATGCTGCAAATGATGAAAAACGGAGTACGATTATGTCCATTAATGACAGTAATAATCTACCTGTGTTGAGAGAAGCTTTGGAATACTATTACAATAAAACCAAAAACAGAGTCACATTTGAGTATTGTGTATTCAATAATTTTAATGATAGTTTGGAGGATGCCAAAGAATTGTGGCAATTTACCAAATATGTGCCGGCCAAAGTCAATCTGATCGAATACAATCCAATAGATCAAGCAGACTTTACCAATACAGAAGAAGATAAGCTAGATCGATTTGCTGCCTTTCTTGAAGAAAGAGGGGTAATTGTAAATGTTAGAAGAAGCCGGGGAAAAGACATTGATGCGGCTTGTGGACAATTAGCGAATAAGCATTAA